In Fusobacterium sp., the genomic stretch TAGGAGGAGAAATATCATTTTATTACTATAGTCTTCATATAACACTTCTTGAAAAATCTTATCTTATGATAAAAAGTAGTGTTTTATTATTTCTTGGATTTCTCATTTTATCTAAAATTACCTATAAAGCAATGGAGAAGGGGGAAGAGTTATGAAAAAAATACTTGTAGTATTTAATCTCTTATTATTGATGATAGCTTTTGGGTATTCAGTAGTAAAAGAGGAGAGAAATTTAAAACAAAAAACTTTCTATATAAAAACAGCTCCTGTTGATCCTCGTTCTTTAATACAGGGGGATTATATGATTCTTAATTATGATATTACAGAGTCAGCCAGAGGAGAAGCAAGAAATTTAAGAAAGGGATATATAAGAGTTAGACTAAATAATTTGAAAGTAGCTGAATTCATGGAAGT encodes the following:
- a CDS encoding GDYXXLXY domain-containing protein, giving the protein MKKILVVFNLLLLMIAFGYSVVKEERNLKQKTFYIKTAPVDPRSLIQGDYMILNYDITESARGEARNLRKGYIRVRLNNLKVAEFMEVSKEYLPSSENELSIQFHQNDSTIDIGVNSYLFQEGTGNRFQRAQYAEVIELKSGKLRLKHLLDKDFNIIK